From Tepidisphaeraceae bacterium, one genomic window encodes:
- the rpsN gene encoding 30S ribosomal protein S14 gives MATKAWVAKQKKREEMVARFADIRHKLKKEKNYAALSNLPRDASPTRSHNRCELTGRSKGTLRKFKISRIMLRELALAGKIPGMKKASW, from the coding sequence ATGGCCACGAAAGCCTGGGTAGCAAAACAGAAGAAGCGCGAAGAGATGGTCGCCCGGTTCGCCGACATTCGGCATAAGCTGAAGAAGGAAAAGAACTACGCGGCCCTCAGCAACCTCCCGCGCGACGCCTCGCCGACCCGCTCGCACAATCGTTGCGAGCTGACCGGTCGGTCGAAGGGCACGCTGCGGAAGTTCAAGATCAGCCGCATCATGCTGCGTGAGCTGGCCCTGGCCGGCAAGATCCCGGGCATGAAGAAGGCTAGCTGGTAA